A portion of the candidate division WOR-3 bacterium genome contains these proteins:
- a CDS encoding ATP-binding protein: protein MANYWYGLVIRNDVKNYCINNGILVDRKDSKDLYKDVRPGDTIFIIKKWYNSNDCEIYGPFIAKSGLEEKPIQISKLTFDLQIKIEPLGEISKIEIPDNADITKAIFQTNKRQIDEKIGRDIEEQLQQIRLEAQEKFGHKPSLKFEDVIGFEYLKKRMKKLIKDYERKEAYNLQIARGFFLFGPPGTGKTIFIDAVANELGCDTYPEITPAVIAGFPGEAEKNLENMLDSYFKKFENEGIGVMFIDECESLFPARAQNYSSVMARIVPTLLRKIDRLLKYYPHEKIFIFAVSNHPEDVDPAFLRPGRFAEIYYVGLPKEENIRKLFNFYIRQKMNSDTFDQEIFKDDCKELLKFLEDKRKSLCNRDNIHPEFGRFSPADIEKIIKDAALEAHYQNRKMTLQDLKEEIEKTMPSITNETLIAMEDFKKSHPNWKDADTGNQD, encoded by the coding sequence ATGGCAAATTACTGGTACGGTTTAGTGATAAGGAACGATGTGAAAAATTATTGTATCAATAACGGTATATTAGTAGATAGAAAGGATAGTAAAGATCTTTATAAAGATGTTAGACCGGGTGATACGATATTCATTATCAAAAAATGGTACAATAGTAATGACTGTGAGATTTATGGTCCATTTATTGCAAAGTCTGGTTTAGAAGAAAAACCAATACAAATTAGTAAACTTACTTTTGACCTGCAAATCAAGATTGAACCATTGGGTGAAATCAGTAAAATTGAAATACCAGATAATGCAGATATCACAAAGGCTATTTTTCAAACAAATAAAAGGCAAATTGATGAAAAAATTGGGAGAGATATAGAAGAGCAATTACAACAAATAAGATTAGAGGCTCAAGAGAAATTTGGGCATAAACCCAGTTTGAAGTTTGAGGATGTAATTGGATTTGAGTATTTGAAAAAGAGAATGAAAAAATTAATTAAAGATTATGAGCGAAAAGAGGCGTATAACCTTCAAATCGCACGCGGTTTTTTTCTATTCGGACCACCTGGAACAGGCAAAACAATATTTATTGATGCGGTTGCTAATGAGTTGGGGTGCGATACTTATCCCGAAATTACCCCGGCGGTAATTGCTGGTTTCCCGGGCGAAGCTGAGAAAAATTTAGAAAATATGCTGGATAGTTATTTCAAGAAATTTGAAAACGAAGGTATTGGCGTTATGTTTATTGACGAATGTGAATCACTATTTCCAGCACGTGCACAAAATTATTCTTCGGTTATGGCGAGAATTGTGCCAACCCTGTTAAGAAAAATAGATAGATTGTTAAAGTATTATCCTCATGAGAAGATATTTATCTTCGCAGTAAGCAATCATCCTGAAGATGTTGATCCGGCATTCCTTCGCCCTGGAAGGTTTGCAGAAATATATTATGTAGGTTTACCGAAAGAAGAAAATATAAGAAAACTCTTTAATTTCTATATCAGACAAAAAATGAATAGTGATACTTTTGACCAGGAGATTTTTAAAGATGATTGTAAAGAATTGTTGAAATTTTTAGAAGACAAAAGAAAATCATTGTGCAACAGAGATAACATACATCCCGAATTCGGTAGATTTTCGCCTGCCGATATTGAAAAAATTATCAAAGATGCGGCATTAGAAGCCCATTATCAAAATAGAAAGATGACTCTTCAGGATTTAAAAGAGGAGATAGAAAAAACAATGCCATCAATTACCAACGAAACCCTTATTGCCATGGAAGACTTCAAAAAATCGCATCCTAACTGGAAAGACGCCGATACTGGAAATCAAGACTGA
- a CDS encoding uracil-DNA glycosylase family protein, with protein MDLKTYNDLHNSVMNCQNDQCPRFKHFKPFLFKRLERSLDCVSVLFLSEEIPPNYHSLSYDEIFQHLTKKAIAQKGKVTKDICRMIGRPFNPTEDKFVYWTMAVKCIPYERKYFKYHTCDRYCVDYLKNEIMLLPKLEYIVVYGKHALKTLRRINDYLPQNLRKANIYTIANSMPEEGFNMHFDNRNFKVIVLFHPSYSNIHYEKPTNFKARRLKEMYEVIISSKVSSQS; from the coding sequence TTACATAATAGTGTGATGAACTGTCAGAATGATCAATGCCCGAGATTCAAGCATTTTAAGCCTTTTTTGTTCAAGCGTCTGGAGCGTTCACTTGATTGTGTTTCGGTATTATTCCTTTCTGAAGAAATACCACCAAATTATCATAGTTTGAGTTATGATGAGATTTTCCAACATTTGACAAAGAAAGCTATAGCGCAAAAGGGTAAAGTAACAAAAGATATTTGTCGTATGATTGGCAGACCTTTTAATCCCACTGAAGATAAATTTGTCTACTGGACAATGGCGGTTAAATGTATTCCTTATGAAAGAAAATATTTTAAATATCATACCTGTGACAGGTATTGCGTTGATTATCTTAAAAATGAAATAATGCTTTTACCAAAACTTGAATATATCGTGGTTTATGGTAAGCATGCCTTAAAAACCCTGCGCAGGATAAACGATTATCTCCCACAGAATCTAAGGAAGGCAAATATATATACTATTGCCAACTCAATGCCCGAAGAGGGATTCAATATGCATTTTGATAATAGAAATTTCAAAGTGATTGTATTATTTCATCCCTCGTATAGCAACATCCATTACGAAAAGCCAACCAATTTCAAGGCACGAAGATTGAAAGAGATGTATGAAGTGATTATTTCAAGTAAGGTTTCCTCTCAGTCTTGA